Proteins found in one Paenibacillus dendritiformis genomic segment:
- a CDS encoding nitroreductase family protein, protein MTLYDTVKEVIHSRRSVRRFTEQPVAVEDVKELIDCARYAPSDTNSQTWEFIAVMNRERIRQIEQMTWDALHAKAAEAEKRGLTKEARLLVKSFGPYATAFSDAPVLIIGLATPYTSKFRDRIFDPIQFVPEAVWEEEGIKSSCLALQNLMLAAHARGLATCPMTGPVLLAADAIKSLLDIPPDRQVNMVLSLGYAADTPAKLPRKPVEEILRIIE, encoded by the coding sequence ATGACGTTATATGATACCGTGAAGGAAGTCATTCACAGCCGCCGGAGCGTTCGCCGCTTCACGGAGCAACCCGTCGCCGTCGAAGACGTGAAGGAACTCATCGACTGCGCGCGGTATGCGCCAAGCGACACGAATTCACAGACGTGGGAATTCATTGCAGTCATGAACCGGGAACGGATTCGGCAGATCGAGCAGATGACCTGGGACGCGCTGCACGCCAAGGCGGCCGAAGCGGAAAAGCGGGGTCTAACCAAGGAAGCGCGCCTGCTCGTCAAATCGTTCGGCCCCTATGCCACCGCCTTCTCCGACGCGCCCGTCCTGATCATTGGATTGGCGACACCTTATACGTCCAAGTTCCGCGATCGGATCTTCGATCCGATTCAATTCGTGCCGGAAGCCGTATGGGAGGAAGAGGGCATTAAGAGCAGCTGTCTCGCGCTGCAAAATCTGATGCTGGCCGCCCATGCACGCGGATTGGCGACCTGCCCGATGACCGGGCCCGTGCTGCTCGCCGCCGATGCGATCAAGTCGCTGCTTGACATTCCGCCGGACCGGCAGGTCAATATGGTGCTTTCGCTTGGCTATGCCGCCGATACGCCGGCCAAGCTTCCACGCAAGCCTGTCGAAGAGATTCTCCGCATTATCGAATAA
- a CDS encoding helix-turn-helix transcriptional regulator, with product MDSIHFPILTDEERLLPLVVTTVGSWTNQLETIRPHGYPDYQWLQCTSGRGMFQWEGGGPAVEIAPGQGVLLYPDVPHVYRPLEEPWGIYWLGYHGALAQELTSMVHVHQSAAMTVGEPEQTLALIRRAISWLDRASGGHGPRLSALAYELMMAWSECGRHDRGLHRKSGAQPLAPLLEWIHEHYQEDVSLQQMADRLQVSPQYVCTLFRRTFGLRPLQYVNRLRIRKSKQLLISCPDMAVAHVGKEAGFRHASYFIQRFKQQEHMTPVQFRQMYGRLPYKPDEQERMLLPDSM from the coding sequence TTGGACAGCATCCATTTCCCCATTCTGACAGACGAAGAGCGCCTGCTTCCTCTGGTCGTAACCACGGTAGGAAGCTGGACGAACCAACTGGAGACGATCCGCCCGCACGGTTACCCGGACTATCAGTGGCTGCAATGCACGAGCGGAAGGGGCATGTTCCAATGGGAAGGCGGCGGCCCAGCAGTGGAGATTGCTCCGGGCCAGGGCGTGCTTCTGTACCCGGATGTGCCGCATGTATATCGGCCGCTGGAGGAGCCGTGGGGCATCTATTGGCTCGGTTATCACGGAGCGCTGGCTCAAGAGCTGACCTCGATGGTGCATGTTCACCAATCGGCCGCCATGACGGTCGGTGAACCGGAGCAGACGCTGGCGCTCATTCGGCGAGCGATATCTTGGCTGGACCGGGCGAGCGGCGGTCATGGACCCCGCTTGTCCGCACTGGCTTATGAGCTGATGATGGCATGGTCCGAATGCGGCCGGCATGACAGGGGCTTGCATCGCAAGTCAGGCGCGCAACCGCTGGCCCCGCTGCTCGAGTGGATTCACGAGCATTATCAGGAGGATGTCTCCCTGCAGCAGATGGCGGATAGGCTGCAGGTATCCCCGCAATACGTCTGCACGCTGTTCCGCCGCACCTTCGGCCTGCGGCCGCTCCAATATGTGAACAGGCTTCGCATCCGGAAGTCGAAGCAGCTCCTGATCAGCTGCCCGGACATGGCCGTCGCCCATGTGGGCAAGGAGGCAGGGTTCCGGCATGCAAGCTATTTCATCCAGCGCTTCAAGCAGCAGGAGCATATGACGCCGGTCCAGTTCCGCCAAATGTACGGGCGTCTGCCTTACAAGCCGGATGAGCAGGAACGGATGCTGCTGCCGGATTCGATGTAA
- a CDS encoding glycoside hydrolase family 2 TIM barrel-domain containing protein, with protein sequence MISLTLPIWQDPTKLHLNRLDSRAYFIPHAQADEALTYERGLSPFFQLLNGEWKFHYAPSPEQAPKEFEQPDYDDAAWERIPVPSNWQMEGYGAPAYTNILYPFPVDPPHVPGQNPTGSYRRTFWIDESWSGRRIVLRFEGVDSAYHVWVNGVLIGYSQVSRMPAEFDITDHVRSGPNLIAVQVYQWSDGTYLEDQDMWWLSGIFRDVYLLAFPEMHLWDITVRTTLVDSGKQARVDVQTLLRNAGGSTAGGTLSVTLLDRSLRPAAEGVAVDIGMLSAGETRSLSAALDVTEPKLWSAETPHLYHLMLELKNAQGEVMQSVAHRVGIREVKLEGGNLRVNGRAVMFKGVNRHEFHPDLGRAVPLATMIEDVKLMKRFNVNAVRTSHYPNDPRFYELCDEYGLYVIDEADLETHGFQPAGDWSRLSKDPAWTAAYVDRMERMVMRDKNFASIVMWSLGNESGYGPNHGAMAEWARSYDPTRPLHYEGDWDDTLGVDIHSHMYTSVQEVEEIDDPRPFILCEFAHAMGNGPGAFEDYVELFYRYPKLQGAFVWDWVDQGIRRTREDGQQEMAYGGEFGERIHDGNFCLNGLIDGNRQPWPALHEYKKAIEPVKVTAIDAASGQFEVENRFDFLPLNVLQGFYTVVVGGRIAASGSFPVPDIAPRRKAAWAWRIGPAVHEIAPSLIGQDVWLKLSFQMPASTAWAEAGHEVAWAHFPLDPAVFLPPASAEMSSHVRPNRASAPIGVREEEEAYILTGRSFRLDIDRRSGALLAWQAEGSDLLTSGPQLQLWRAVIDNDMYNVQEWRSFGLHQMDERVDEVQLDASRAGDGVVRIIRRTRLGAPALSWGLRCRHEWTIRQDGTVTLHVHSTPEGNHPQVMPRFGYELSLPGTFDHCAWYGRGPGESYADSKQAAGHGWYEASVSDLMTAYEKPQENGNRTDTRWAAWTNRRGFGLLALSDGTFDFSAHRYTIADLERAPHHADLTPREDIIVHLDKAQHGLGSNSCGPKALPQHELRVDDIAFTVTLVPFSRDAIAPDALARRVASLQDAE encoded by the coding sequence ATGATTTCCTTGACACTGCCCATCTGGCAAGATCCGACCAAGCTTCATCTGAACCGGCTGGATTCGAGAGCTTACTTCATCCCGCATGCCCAGGCAGACGAGGCGCTGACCTATGAGAGAGGGCTATCGCCCTTCTTCCAGCTGCTGAACGGGGAGTGGAAGTTCCATTACGCGCCTTCGCCGGAGCAAGCACCGAAGGAGTTCGAGCAACCGGACTATGATGACGCGGCGTGGGAGCGCATTCCCGTGCCGTCGAATTGGCAAATGGAAGGATATGGCGCTCCCGCCTATACCAACATACTGTATCCGTTCCCTGTCGATCCGCCGCATGTTCCCGGCCAGAATCCGACTGGCTCTTACCGCCGCACGTTCTGGATCGATGAATCCTGGTCCGGGCGGAGAATTGTGCTCCGCTTCGAAGGGGTGGACAGCGCCTATCATGTCTGGGTGAACGGCGTCCTTATCGGCTACAGCCAAGTAAGCCGAATGCCCGCCGAGTTCGATATTACCGACCATGTCCGCAGCGGACCGAACCTGATCGCCGTGCAGGTGTACCAGTGGAGCGACGGCACCTATCTCGAGGATCAGGATATGTGGTGGCTGAGCGGGATTTTTCGGGACGTCTATTTGCTGGCCTTCCCGGAAATGCATCTGTGGGACATAACCGTGCGCACAACGCTGGTCGACTCCGGTAAGCAAGCTCGGGTGGATGTGCAGACGCTCCTTCGCAACGCAGGCGGTTCCACTGCTGGCGGCACCCTGTCCGTTACCCTGCTGGATCGCTCCTTGCGGCCGGCGGCTGAGGGGGTTGCCGTCGACATTGGGATGCTCTCCGCGGGAGAGACACGATCGCTAAGCGCAGCGCTCGACGTGACGGAACCGAAGCTGTGGAGCGCCGAGACGCCTCACCTGTACCATTTGATGCTGGAGCTGAAGAACGCCCAGGGCGAAGTGATGCAGAGCGTCGCTCACCGCGTCGGCATCCGCGAAGTGAAGCTGGAGGGCGGCAATCTGCGCGTGAACGGCCGGGCGGTCATGTTCAAGGGCGTCAACCGTCATGAATTCCATCCTGACTTGGGACGGGCCGTGCCGCTCGCCACGATGATCGAAGATGTCAAGTTGATGAAGCGCTTCAACGTAAATGCGGTACGCACGTCGCATTACCCGAACGATCCCCGCTTCTACGAGCTGTGCGATGAGTACGGCCTGTACGTCATTGATGAGGCCGACCTGGAGACGCACGGATTCCAGCCCGCGGGAGACTGGTCCCGCCTTAGCAAGGACCCGGCCTGGACCGCAGCTTATGTTGATCGGATGGAGCGGATGGTCATGCGGGACAAAAACTTCGCGAGCATCGTCATGTGGTCGCTAGGCAATGAATCGGGCTATGGGCCGAATCATGGCGCGATGGCGGAATGGGCTCGCAGCTATGATCCTACCCGTCCGCTCCATTACGAGGGCGACTGGGACGATACGCTCGGCGTGGATATTCATTCCCATATGTACACCTCCGTTCAGGAAGTGGAGGAGATTGACGATCCGCGCCCGTTCATCCTGTGCGAATTCGCCCATGCGATGGGCAACGGTCCGGGCGCGTTCGAGGACTACGTCGAACTGTTCTACCGTTACCCGAAGCTGCAGGGGGCCTTCGTCTGGGATTGGGTCGATCAGGGCATCCGCCGGACCAGGGAGGACGGTCAGCAGGAGATGGCTTACGGCGGAGAGTTCGGGGAACGGATTCACGACGGCAACTTCTGCCTGAACGGGCTTATCGACGGCAACCGTCAACCATGGCCCGCGCTGCACGAATACAAAAAGGCGATCGAGCCCGTAAAAGTAACTGCCATCGATGCCGCTTCCGGACAATTCGAAGTGGAGAACCGTTTTGACTTCCTGCCGTTGAATGTCCTGCAAGGATTCTACACCGTTGTGGTCGGCGGACGCATCGCCGCCAGCGGCAGCTTCCCCGTGCCGGACATCGCTCCACGCCGCAAAGCGGCCTGGGCCTGGCGCATCGGCCCGGCAGTGCATGAGATCGCCCCTTCCCTGATCGGGCAGGACGTATGGCTGAAGCTGTCCTTCCAGATGCCGGCCAGCACGGCATGGGCGGAAGCGGGCCATGAGGTAGCCTGGGCCCATTTCCCACTTGATCCGGCCGTATTCCTGCCGCCAGCTTCGGCGGAGATGTCCTCGCATGTCCGTCCGAATCGTGCTTCAGCCCCAATCGGCGTGCGGGAGGAGGAAGAGGCCTATATCTTGACGGGACGCAGCTTCCGCCTCGACATCGATCGTCGCAGCGGCGCTCTTCTCGCCTGGCAGGCCGAAGGCTCGGATCTGCTGACATCCGGTCCGCAGCTGCAATTGTGGCGGGCCGTCATTGACAACGATATGTACAATGTTCAAGAGTGGCGCTCCTTCGGTCTCCATCAGATGGATGAGCGGGTGGACGAAGTTCAACTCGACGCATCCCGAGCCGGCGATGGAGTGGTTCGCATTATCCGCCGCACTCGCCTCGGCGCGCCGGCCTTGTCTTGGGGACTTCGCTGCCGGCATGAATGGACGATCCGGCAGGACGGAACCGTCACCTTGCATGTTCACAGCACGCCGGAGGGGAACCATCCGCAGGTGATGCCACGGTTCGGTTATGAACTGTCGCTTCCGGGCACCTTCGATCACTGCGCCTGGTACGGTCGCGGGCCGGGAGAGAGCTACGCAGACAGCAAACAAGCGGCGGGCCACGGCTGGTACGAAGCAAGCGTAAGCGATCTGATGACCGCCTATGAGAAGCCGCAGGAGAACGGCAACCGGACCGACACACGCTGGGCGGCTTGGACGAACCGCCGTGGATTCGGCCTGCTGGCGCTAAGCGACGGCACATTCGATTTCAGCGCCCATCGCTACACGATCGCCGACCTGGAGCGCGCGCCGCATCACGCGGATCTGACGCCGCGGGAAGATATTATCGTCCATCTGGATAAAGCCCAACATGGCCTCGGCAGCAACAGCTGCGGACCGAAGGCGCTGCCCCAGCATGAACTTCGCGTGGACGACATCGCCTTCACCGTCACGCTCGTCCCATTCAGCCGGGACGCGATCGCGCCCGATGCGCTTGCCCGCCGGGTCGCTTCCCTTCAGGACGCGGAATAA
- a CDS encoding cold shock domain-containing protein, which produces MTLFTCKGGLCEEVLNLKGTVKWFNAEKGYGFIQVENGDDVFVHYSAIQGDGFKSLDEGQAVEFEISEGNRGPQAANVIKL; this is translated from the coding sequence ATGACATTATTCACCTGTAAGGGTGGATTATGTGAGGAGGTTTTGAATTTGAAAGGTACTGTAAAATGGTTCAACGCAGAAAAAGGCTACGGATTCATTCAAGTGGAAAACGGTGACGATGTATTCGTCCACTACTCCGCAATCCAAGGCGATGGATTCAAAAGCTTGGATGAAGGCCAAGCGGTAGAATTCGAAATTTCCGAAGGAAACCGTGGTCCACAAGCTGCTAATGTCATTAAATTATAA
- the pepF gene encoding oligoendopeptidase F, translated as MQQLMKRSEVPQEYRWKLQDLFGSRAEWDKEYELVLQLVDKMKQYHGKLNEAAALKACFELEDDISLHTERLYVYASMSHHEDTADPVYQALSEKSKQLSVKVGEALSFITPEVLSLSDEELDRLIADPSLSAYRFTLVEMKRQKAHVLSKGEEALLAQVGNMSKAPETIYSMLNNADMKFPKIKNEKGEEVELTHGRYIQFLESRNSDVRRAAFEGVYSTYRKQRNTIAATLSANVTKNLFYARARKYPSALEMYLFGDNIPKEVYTNLINTIHKHLPLMHRYMKLRKQLLQVDELHMYDLFAPVVEEFDMDITFEEAKKIVKESLKPLGENYLTALQEGFDNGWIDVYENEGKRTGAYSWGAYGTHPYVLLNHKDNLNSMFTLTHEMGHALHSYYSDNNLPYRDAQYTIFLAEVASTLNEALLMDYMLKKTNDKKEKMYLLAYYIDQFRTTVFRQTMFAEFELLIHEHAEKGEALTPQLLCEIYYDLNKKYYGDDMVIDQDIEMEWARIPHFYTSFYVYKYATGFSAAQSFAKQILDEGQPAVDRYLGFLKSGGSDYSINILQKAGVDMSAPTPIEEGMSLLESLIEEMEKMAAEK; from the coding sequence ATGCAGCAATTGATGAAACGCTCGGAAGTTCCGCAGGAATACCGCTGGAAGCTGCAAGACCTGTTCGGCTCCCGGGCTGAATGGGATAAGGAATATGAACTCGTGCTTCAATTGGTCGACAAAATGAAGCAATACCATGGCAAGTTGAATGAAGCTGCCGCGCTCAAGGCATGCTTTGAGCTGGAGGACGATATTTCCCTACATACGGAACGTTTATATGTGTACGCCAGCATGAGCCATCACGAGGATACCGCTGATCCGGTCTATCAGGCGCTATCCGAGAAATCGAAGCAGTTGTCCGTCAAGGTAGGCGAGGCGCTCTCCTTCATTACGCCGGAGGTTCTGTCCTTGTCCGACGAGGAGCTGGATCGCTTGATTGCTGATCCTTCCCTGTCCGCCTATCGCTTCACGCTCGTCGAGATGAAGCGCCAGAAGGCTCATGTGCTGAGCAAAGGCGAAGAAGCGCTGCTCGCCCAGGTCGGCAATATGTCGAAGGCGCCGGAGACGATTTACAGCATGCTGAACAATGCGGATATGAAGTTTCCAAAAATCAAAAATGAAAAGGGCGAGGAAGTGGAATTGACGCATGGCCGTTACATCCAATTCCTGGAGAGCCGCAACAGCGACGTGCGCCGGGCTGCTTTTGAAGGCGTCTACTCTACATACCGCAAGCAACGCAACACGATTGCAGCGACGCTAAGCGCCAACGTAACCAAAAACTTGTTCTACGCGCGAGCGCGCAAGTATCCGTCCGCCCTGGAAATGTACCTGTTCGGCGACAATATTCCGAAAGAGGTATACACCAATCTGATCAATACGATTCACAAGCATTTGCCGCTCATGCACCGGTACATGAAGCTGCGCAAGCAGTTGCTTCAGGTTGACGAGCTTCATATGTACGATCTGTTCGCGCCGGTGGTCGAAGAGTTCGATATGGACATTACGTTCGAGGAAGCGAAAAAGATCGTCAAGGAGAGCCTCAAGCCGCTCGGCGAGAATTACCTGACCGCACTCCAGGAAGGCTTCGACAACGGTTGGATCGACGTGTATGAGAACGAGGGCAAGCGGACCGGCGCTTACAGCTGGGGCGCTTACGGTACCCACCCGTACGTGCTTCTGAATCATAAAGACAATCTGAACAGCATGTTCACGCTCACCCATGAGATGGGCCATGCGCTGCACTCGTATTACTCGGACAACAATCTGCCTTACCGCGACGCGCAATACACGATCTTCCTCGCGGAAGTCGCATCGACGCTGAACGAGGCGCTGCTGATGGACTACATGTTGAAGAAGACGAACGACAAAAAAGAAAAAATGTATCTGCTCGCCTACTATATCGATCAATTCCGCACGACGGTGTTCCGTCAGACGATGTTCGCCGAATTCGAATTGCTCATCCACGAGCATGCCGAGAAGGGCGAGGCGCTGACGCCGCAGCTCCTGTGCGAAATCTATTATGATCTGAACAAAAAGTATTATGGCGACGATATGGTTATCGATCAAGACATCGAGATGGAATGGGCTCGCATTCCGCACTTCTATACGAGCTTCTACGTGTACAAATACGCAACCGGCTTCTCGGCGGCGCAAAGCTTCGCGAAGCAGATTCTCGATGAAGGCCAGCCGGCGGTTGACCGCTACCTCGGCTTCCTGAAGAGCGGCGGAAGCGATTATTCGATCAACATTCTCCAAAAAGCCGGTGTCGACATGTCCGCACCTACGCCGATTGAAGAAGGCATGAGCCTGCTGGAATCGCTGATTGAAGAAATGGAAAAAATGGCTGCGGAAAAATAA
- a CDS encoding LapA family protein, whose translation MRIQWSLIAGLIFALITAIFAVINVNPVQVNLLFGTFEVPLILLILGCTLLGAIIVGSYSIYLQYRSQKKIQQLEQQLAQLAPEAEALEAEVPLPPANEEVQGFTAERRNQEDLA comes from the coding sequence ATGCGCATTCAATGGTCCTTGATAGCAGGGCTCATCTTCGCTTTGATTACCGCCATCTTCGCCGTAATCAACGTGAATCCGGTACAAGTCAATCTGTTGTTCGGCACCTTCGAAGTGCCGCTCATCTTATTGATTCTCGGCTGCACGCTGCTGGGCGCCATCATTGTCGGCTCCTACAGCATCTATTTGCAGTACCGATCACAGAAGAAAATTCAACAGTTGGAGCAGCAGCTTGCCCAACTGGCGCCGGAGGCGGAAGCACTAGAAGCGGAAGTGCCGCTCCCGCCGGCCAACGAAGAGGTTCAAGGATTTACCGCCGAGAGGCGAAATCAGGAGGACTTGGCATAG
- a CDS encoding M42 family metallopeptidase: protein MTQPHSLSSQPLRADIDENYVASVLMELLNTPSPTGYTHHVMKRIEIEATQLGYSFELTRKGCGVIRVPGTNRDSGKVIGLSAHVDTLGAMVRSVHSDGTLRLTSVGGFMMQSMENEYCQIHTRSGKIYTGTIMSNHPSVHVYSDARDYRREEANMIVRIDEPVQSKQDTEQLGIRTGDYVSFDARPVRLPNGYIKSRHLDDKASVSALLGMLESMKRTGWQPLHDTVIFITNYEEIGHGASYIPQEITEMIAIDMGCIGDDLACKETDVSICAKDSSGPYDYMMTSRLIALAEREGIDYAVDVYPHYGSDASAALRGGNNIRAALIGPGVHASHAMERTHLKAVLNTARLAAAYITEA from the coding sequence ATGACTCAACCACACTCCCTATCTTCCCAGCCGCTGCGCGCTGACATTGATGAGAACTATGTCGCTTCCGTGCTGATGGAATTGCTGAATACTCCGTCTCCGACGGGCTACACCCATCATGTCATGAAGCGGATTGAAATCGAAGCTACACAGCTCGGTTACTCCTTCGAGCTGACACGCAAGGGCTGCGGCGTCATTCGCGTTCCGGGAACGAACCGCGATAGCGGCAAGGTCATCGGCTTGTCCGCTCACGTCGATACGCTGGGCGCCATGGTCCGTTCGGTTCATAGTGACGGCACGCTCCGCCTCACTTCCGTGGGCGGATTCATGATGCAGTCGATGGAGAATGAATACTGCCAGATTCATACTCGCAGCGGCAAAATTTATACGGGCACGATAATGAGCAATCATCCTTCTGTGCACGTATACTCCGATGCCCGTGACTACCGCCGCGAGGAAGCGAACATGATCGTGCGCATTGACGAGCCGGTGCAGTCGAAGCAGGATACGGAGCAGCTCGGCATCCGCACGGGGGATTACGTATCGTTCGATGCCCGCCCGGTGCGGCTTCCGAACGGCTATATCAAATCCCGCCATCTGGATGACAAAGCGAGCGTCTCCGCCCTGCTCGGCATGCTGGAGAGCATGAAGCGCACAGGCTGGCAGCCTCTCCATGATACCGTCATCTTTATTACGAATTATGAAGAAATCGGCCATGGGGCTTCGTATATTCCCCAGGAAATAACCGAAATGATCGCCATCGACATGGGTTGCATCGGCGATGATCTCGCCTGCAAGGAAACCGATGTCTCGATATGCGCCAAGGATTCCTCCGGCCCTTACGACTACATGATGACGAGCCGATTGATTGCCTTGGCTGAACGGGAAGGCATTGACTACGCAGTCGATGTCTATCCGCACTACGGTTCGGACGCATCCGCGGCTCTGCGCGGCGGCAACAATATTCGCGCCGCGCTTATCGGTCCGGGCGTGCATGCGTCCCATGCGATGGAACGCACACATTTGAAGGCCGTGCTGAACACGGCCCGGCTGGCTGCGGCGTATATTACCGAAGCATGA
- a CDS encoding acryloyl-CoA reductase yields the protein MKEQFSALVVDRTADGDVHAAVRERTLADLPEGSVTIRVAYSGVNFKDALACSADGHIVKTYPFVPGIDLSGIVAASDDPRFTPGQRVVVTGYELGVSHFGGLSEYARVPGDWIVPVPEALSLRDVMAFGTAGLTAAMAVERLERHGVRPGDGPVLVTGASGGVGSLAIAMLAQLGCEVVAASGKPELSDALRRLGAASVVSRDDWRPERPRALDKQRWAGVVDVCGGGILAAAVASTKYGGAVAATGMTAGGDWPASVFPFILRGITLYGIDSVYAPHELRLKLWSRMATDWRDAVRFDGWVQELRLEDVPAYVRTMREGGIAGRAIVRLSGDGQ from the coding sequence ATGAAAGAACAATTCTCTGCCCTGGTCGTCGACCGGACCGCGGACGGCGATGTCCACGCCGCCGTGCGCGAGCGGACGCTTGCCGATCTGCCGGAAGGCAGCGTGACGATACGCGTCGCCTATTCGGGCGTCAACTTCAAGGATGCCCTCGCCTGCTCGGCGGACGGGCATATCGTCAAGACCTACCCGTTCGTGCCGGGCATCGACCTGTCCGGCATCGTCGCCGCCAGCGACGACCCGCGCTTTACGCCGGGACAACGTGTCGTCGTCACCGGCTATGAGCTCGGCGTGTCGCATTTCGGCGGACTGAGCGAATATGCGCGCGTTCCCGGCGATTGGATCGTGCCGGTGCCGGAAGCGCTCAGCCTGCGCGATGTGATGGCCTTCGGCACGGCCGGCCTGACGGCGGCGATGGCCGTCGAGCGCCTGGAGCGGCACGGCGTACGCCCTGGTGACGGCCCGGTGCTCGTCACCGGCGCCAGCGGCGGCGTCGGCTCGCTGGCGATCGCCATGCTGGCGCAGCTTGGCTGCGAGGTCGTCGCAGCCAGCGGCAAGCCGGAGCTAAGCGATGCGCTCCGGCGCCTCGGAGCCGCCAGCGTCGTATCCCGCGACGACTGGCGGCCGGAACGCCCCCGCGCGCTGGACAAGCAGCGCTGGGCCGGCGTCGTGGACGTCTGCGGGGGCGGCATCCTGGCCGCCGCAGTCGCTTCCACGAAGTATGGCGGCGCTGTGGCCGCCACGGGGATGACAGCGGGCGGAGATTGGCCCGCCAGCGTATTTCCGTTCATCCTGCGGGGCATCACGCTCTACGGCATCGACTCGGTCTATGCGCCGCATGAGCTGCGATTGAAGCTGTGGAGCCGCATGGCCACCGACTGGCGCGATGCCGTACGCTTCGATGGCTGGGTGCAGGAGCTCCGGCTTGAGGACGTGCCGGCTTATGTGCGGACCATGAGAGAAGGCGGCATTGCCGGCCGTGCCATCGTCCGCCTGAGCGGAGACGGGCAATAG
- a CDS encoding STM3941 family protein: protein MESTHSYSGSEELYPSKRKMIPILLGSALFVAAGIFLMNAEEGFAVAVGAVSACFFAVTLVYSLWRILAPRPSLILREQGFVDNASISSVGEVSWEEVTDIFVYSFMNQRFIGIKVEKPERVLAHLPSWKRTLLRANRGMVEATVNLPVVAFTEPLDDVARKLRERWEQYKQAQDRA from the coding sequence TTGGAATCAACGCATTCGTACTCCGGATCCGAAGAGTTGTATCCGAGCAAGCGCAAAATGATTCCTATCCTGCTCGGCTCGGCGCTGTTCGTCGCGGCAGGGATATTCCTCATGAATGCCGAGGAAGGCTTTGCGGTCGCGGTAGGCGCCGTCTCCGCCTGCTTCTTCGCCGTGACGCTCGTCTATTCCCTGTGGCGCATCCTCGCGCCGCGTCCTTCCCTTATCCTGCGTGAGCAAGGGTTCGTGGATAATGCCTCGATCAGCAGCGTGGGCGAAGTGAGCTGGGAGGAAGTGACGGATATTTTCGTCTATTCATTCATGAATCAACGCTTCATTGGCATCAAGGTCGAGAAGCCTGAGCGCGTGCTGGCTCATCTCCCATCCTGGAAGCGCACGCTTCTTCGCGCCAATCGCGGCATGGTTGAGGCGACGGTAAATCTGCCTGTCGTTGCGTTCACGGAGCCGCTGGACGACGTGGCCCGGAAGCTGCGCGAGCGGTGGGAGCAGTACAAGCAGGCCCAGGACCGGGCATAG